One stretch of Methanomassiliicoccales archaeon DNA includes these proteins:
- a CDS encoding DUF2099 family protein has product MGEHWLEMAKALVLIKDGNITVLSDPLIKKCPLRKELYGCEIETRESVEMVLRKHMEEYGMYGPSRILESKEKPVSFGASEILMDGMAEGLIDSAVVVCEGAGTVIVTKPEILQALGAHMTGLLKTDPIPEIMTQLKKKGCIVDERCRIDQVQGFIKAVELGFRKIAVTITGQKAEDARRLREIGETSGTQPIILAVHNTGITEEQASLLGHFADIVWGCASKNVREIVGREAKLQIGVAIPVFAVTSIGKKLVLNRAYHFEDKLVIHRAKLPYEIEDRKPEPLL; this is encoded by the coding sequence ATGGGAGAACATTGGCTTGAAATGGCAAAAGCTCTCGTACTCATCAAAGACGGTAATATTACCGTGTTGAGCGACCCATTGATCAAGAAGTGTCCTTTAAGAAAAGAGCTCTATGGATGCGAGATTGAAACTAGAGAATCTGTAGAAATGGTTCTGCGGAAACATATGGAAGAATATGGGATGTACGGTCCTTCTAGAATTCTCGAGTCGAAAGAAAAGCCTGTTTCATTTGGTGCCTCAGAAATTTTAATGGATGGCATGGCTGAAGGTCTCATCGATTCTGCTGTTGTAGTATGTGAAGGTGCTGGCACGGTCATCGTGACAAAACCAGAGATTCTTCAAGCCTTAGGCGCTCATATGACGGGCCTTCTCAAGACTGATCCAATTCCTGAGATAATGACTCAATTGAAGAAAAAGGGCTGCATTGTCGATGAGCGCTGCAGAATTGATCAAGTCCAGGGTTTTATTAAAGCCGTTGAACTCGGATTTCGAAAGATCGCTGTGACGATCACGGGGCAAAAGGCAGAAGATGCGAGAAGGCTAAGAGAGATCGGAGAGACTTCTGGAACCCAGCCAATAATTCTTGCAGTTCACAATACGGGGATAACAGAGGAGCAAGCTTCTTTACTTGGGCATTTTGCAGATATCGTATGGGGGTGTGCCTCAAAAAATGTAAGGGAAATCGTTGGAAGAGAGGCTAAGTTGCAGATTGGTGTCGCCATACCCGTCTTTGCTGTGACATCTATAGGTAAGAAGCTCGTACTTAATCGTGCTTACCATTTTGAAGACAAACTCGTTATTCATCGAGCTAAGTTGCCCTATGAGATTGAAGATCGTAAGCCGGAACCGCTTTTGTGA
- a CDS encoding GNAT family N-acetyltransferase, with protein MIFGRFPQFSFRICKNQDLPILAKISRENMAHIVRSAWGIEWKDEFLLDTLLDHDAYTEILEIDGEIVGYFCIFIDKSRVFIASIQVARHYRHCGCGSAMIKRIETIASCSGCERIELWVQVNNENAIGFYEHMGFKIVARQRNNLLMRKYVKQHGRSKLFKGSLQNNGRMLDGRTLA; from the coding sequence ATGATATTTGGGAGATTTCCTCAATTTTCATTTCGAATATGCAAAAACCAGGATCTACCTATTCTTGCAAAAATTAGCAGGGAAAACATGGCACACATTGTCCGATCAGCATGGGGGATCGAGTGGAAGGATGAATTTTTGCTGGACACTCTGCTTGATCACGATGCCTATACTGAAATTTTAGAAATAGATGGAGAAATCGTCGGTTATTTTTGTATCTTCATAGATAAATCAAGAGTCTTTATTGCGTCAATCCAGGTCGCTCGGCATTATCGTCACTGTGGGTGCGGCTCGGCTATGATAAAAAGGATTGAAACCATTGCATCGTGTTCAGGATGTGAGAGAATCGAACTCTGGGTTCAGGTGAATAATGAAAATGCCATTGGTTTCTATGAACACATGGGATTCAAAATTGTGGCCAGGCAAAGGAATAACCTATTGATGAGGAAATATGTCAAACAGCACGGAAGGAGTAAGCTCTTCAAGGGTTCGCTGCAGAATAATGGAAGGATGTTAGATGGGAGAACATTGGCTTGA
- a CDS encoding iron-sulfur cluster assembly accessory protein: MVYITEEANKFINDLIEKNDKKGYGIRIYIAGIGCSGPQFGMAFQEKKEEGDVEDKQEGFSFYYDEETQELLEGCKIDYIETPQGSGLIIHNPNINGCDSCGGGCH, encoded by the coding sequence ATGGTATACATCACTGAAGAAGCGAACAAGTTCATAAATGATCTTATCGAGAAGAATGACAAAAAGGGATATGGCATCAGAATTTACATTGCTGGTATCGGATGCTCAGGACCCCAATTTGGCATGGCCTTTCAAGAAAAGAAAGAAGAAGGAGATGTCGAGGACAAGCAGGAAGGATTTTCTTTCTATTACGATGAAGAAACGCAGGAATTACTCGAGGGCTGCAAGATCGATTACATAGAAACACCCCAGGGTTCCGGTTTGATTATTCACAACCCAAATATTAACGGATGCGATTCCTGCGGTGGCGGTTGCCACTAA
- a CDS encoding helicase-related protein yields MFVQHPLIRPNAIEDRIYQAKLSKACLSGSTLIVLPTGMGKTVIALRVIADILLMKGGKVLFLAPTKPLVEQHASFLRENLLQKKITCLTGEVDPSEREVQWIENDVVVSTPQVIANDLKYERISLKNVSLIIFDEAHRAVGNYPYVKIAEEFKELGRLVMGMTASPGSSTSKIEQVCRNLGIQKVEVRSESDSDVAPYVQEVDLQIVEVEIPQEMKRLADLLRSKFDSCVQDLVSLGLIDPKRPVTKKYLLEIGNDIQSRLNSGEKRSQLYKGLSLQAMALKINYALELAETQGMSALANYLERMKNEAMSEGASKSSKSLVKSELFERIEEYLRKIKMEHPKLSRVMSIVSNQIIAHPESRVIVFTHYRDTCDLVASKISSIEGARVAKLIGQAERGDERGLKQKEQVEVLEKFRNGEINVIVATSVGEEGLDVASTDLVVFYEPVPSEIRSIQRRGRTGRRRPGRVVILKTRGTKDDAYFFASQRKEKVMRRRLFQLSRELENTTQDEKVGKSLDKDSVTRKKSQENKEQRTLLDFK; encoded by the coding sequence GTGTTTGTACAGCACCCCCTGATTAGACCGAATGCCATCGAGGATAGAATATACCAGGCAAAGTTATCAAAGGCATGCTTAAGTGGTTCGACCCTCATCGTTCTTCCTACTGGAATGGGCAAAACAGTTATAGCACTACGAGTTATCGCAGACATTTTACTAATGAAGGGTGGAAAAGTTCTATTTCTTGCCCCCACGAAACCTTTAGTGGAGCAGCACGCATCTTTCCTCCGTGAAAATCTTTTGCAAAAGAAAATCACGTGCCTCACCGGTGAAGTCGATCCGTCAGAACGTGAGGTACAATGGATTGAAAACGACGTCGTCGTTTCAACCCCTCAGGTCATAGCGAACGATCTGAAATACGAAAGAATCAGCCTGAAGAACGTATCTCTTATAATCTTTGACGAAGCTCACAGAGCCGTTGGAAATTATCCTTATGTTAAAATTGCGGAGGAATTCAAAGAACTAGGCCGGCTTGTCATGGGGATGACTGCCTCACCTGGTAGCAGTACGAGTAAGATCGAACAAGTATGCCGAAATCTAGGAATACAGAAGGTCGAGGTGCGTTCTGAAAGTGATTCTGACGTAGCGCCTTATGTACAAGAAGTCGATCTCCAAATCGTAGAAGTCGAAATTCCCCAAGAAATGAAGAGGTTGGCTGATCTGCTGCGATCAAAGTTCGATTCGTGCGTTCAAGATCTCGTATCTCTGGGATTGATCGATCCAAAGAGGCCAGTAACGAAAAAGTACCTCTTGGAGATTGGTAATGATATCCAGAGCCGACTCAATTCAGGGGAAAAACGAAGCCAACTTTATAAGGGTTTAAGTTTGCAGGCGATGGCTCTCAAGATAAATTATGCGCTTGAGCTTGCAGAAACGCAGGGAATGTCAGCGCTTGCAAATTATCTTGAGCGAATGAAGAATGAAGCGATGTCCGAAGGTGCCTCGAAGTCTTCTAAATCATTGGTCAAATCGGAACTATTTGAGAGAATCGAAGAATACCTAAGAAAAATAAAAATGGAACATCCAAAACTCTCAAGGGTCATGAGCATCGTATCAAATCAGATTATAGCACATCCGGAGTCGCGGGTTATAGTGTTTACACATTACCGAGACACATGCGATCTCGTCGCTAGCAAGATTTCTTCGATTGAGGGGGCTAGGGTGGCAAAGCTCATCGGACAGGCAGAGAGGGGAGACGAAAGGGGACTTAAACAAAAGGAACAAGTCGAAGTTCTGGAGAAATTCAGAAATGGAGAGATTAATGTCATTGTAGCTACATCGGTTGGAGAAGAGGGATTAGATGTTGCCTCAACAGACTTGGTGGTATTCTATGAGCCTGTTCCTTCTGAAATCAGGAGCATCCAGCGGAGAGGTAGAACGGGGCGTAGAAGACCTGGAAGAGTTGTCATTCTGAAAACCCGCGGCACTAAAGATGATGCTTATTTCTTTGCAAGCCAGAGAAAAGAGAAGGTGATGAGGCGAAGGCTATTTCAGTTGAGCAGGGAACTGGAAAACACTACACAAGATGAAAAAGTGGGAAAAAGTCTTGATAAGGATTCTGTGACGCGTAAAAAAAGTCAGGAAAACAAAGAGCAAAGAACGCTTTTAGATTTCAAATGA
- a CDS encoding ATP-dependent DNA ligase — protein sequence MLYSELVKVYGALEATTSRLEMTDILSEFFAKADCRLLKRIIYLTQGQIFPDFYPLKLGMADKLLLKSIAFTSGIKEQTIQDLYIKEGDPGVVALKIFEGKKQKTLFSEPLTLERVYENLRKIAEAQGSGSQDLKIRMLADILHDASPVEAKYIARTVTGKMRLGVADMTVLDALSQAFARKEDRETIERAFNITSDLGLVGEVLCKEGIEAVKRISVSVGNPIRAMLAERLSSPQEILEKMGGLCAFEYKYDGVRVQAHIDCEKKIRLFSRRLEDLTEQFPDVVSALREAFVSKDAILEGECVPVDINTGEMLPFQEVSHRRGRKYDLSIAIEDYPVRTFLFDCLYLDGIDLTEKNFLERRKALERCIRPSENVQLSEIKILSKVDEIERFFEEALKDGCEGLMAKSIGEDSVYRAGARGFLWIKYKKEYRSEMSDTVDLVVVGAFAGRGRRKGTYGALLMATYNDKEDRFETVCKLGSGFDDDMLAGLPSMLAPYKLQGIHPRVWSNLEADYWFEPAVVLEVLGSEITLSPTHTCSYSKIKRDAGLAIRFPRFTGRMRFDKNAREATTSDELLNMYKRQLKKIEE from the coding sequence GTGCTATACAGTGAACTCGTCAAGGTCTACGGAGCACTGGAGGCAACGACCAGTAGACTTGAGATGACTGACATTTTGAGCGAATTCTTTGCAAAGGCCGACTGCAGACTGCTTAAAAGAATAATTTATCTTACCCAGGGGCAGATATTTCCAGATTTCTATCCATTGAAATTAGGTATGGCAGATAAGCTTTTGCTGAAGTCAATTGCGTTTACATCAGGTATCAAGGAGCAGACAATCCAGGATCTTTACATCAAAGAAGGCGATCCTGGTGTGGTTGCCCTCAAGATATTTGAAGGCAAAAAGCAGAAAACTCTCTTTTCTGAGCCCCTCACACTTGAAAGGGTGTATGAGAATCTCAGAAAAATCGCCGAAGCCCAAGGAAGCGGTTCTCAAGATCTGAAAATCAGAATGCTTGCCGATATTCTTCATGATGCAAGTCCAGTCGAAGCAAAGTACATAGCTAGAACCGTCACAGGAAAAATGAGGCTCGGCGTGGCGGACATGACGGTTTTGGATGCACTTTCTCAAGCTTTTGCCAGAAAAGAAGATAGAGAAACCATCGAAAGGGCTTTCAATATAACATCTGATCTGGGGCTTGTTGGGGAGGTGTTGTGTAAAGAAGGTATCGAAGCTGTGAAGAGAATCAGCGTATCTGTTGGCAATCCAATAAGAGCTATGCTAGCAGAACGGTTGTCCTCGCCGCAAGAAATCCTTGAAAAAATGGGTGGCCTGTGTGCCTTTGAATACAAATACGACGGCGTTCGCGTTCAGGCACATATCGATTGCGAAAAAAAGATCAGACTTTTTTCACGTCGCCTTGAGGACCTAACTGAACAGTTTCCAGATGTAGTGAGCGCTCTTCGGGAGGCGTTTGTTTCCAAAGATGCAATTCTCGAGGGCGAGTGCGTTCCAGTAGACATAAATACGGGAGAGATGCTTCCCTTCCAGGAAGTGTCGCACAGGAGGGGAAGAAAATACGATTTGTCTATAGCCATTGAAGATTACCCTGTGAGGACATTCCTTTTCGACTGCCTGTATTTGGATGGAATTGATCTAACTGAAAAGAACTTTCTTGAAAGACGAAAAGCGCTCGAGAGATGCATAAGGCCGTCTGAGAACGTTCAACTTTCAGAAATAAAAATCCTAAGCAAAGTAGATGAGATTGAGCGGTTTTTTGAGGAGGCTCTCAAGGACGGTTGTGAAGGACTAATGGCGAAATCGATAGGGGAGGATTCTGTATATAGAGCAGGCGCTCGTGGTTTTTTGTGGATCAAATATAAGAAGGAATACAGATCCGAAATGTCAGACACTGTTGATCTTGTCGTTGTTGGAGCTTTTGCAGGAAGGGGGAGGAGAAAGGGGACGTACGGGGCACTACTCATGGCGACTTATAATGATAAGGAGGACCGATTTGAGACTGTCTGCAAACTTGGAAGCGGATTTGACGATGATATGCTTGCAGGTTTGCCATCGATGCTCGCACCGTATAAATTACAGGGAATTCACCCTAGGGTCTGGTCCAATCTCGAGGCTGATTACTGGTTCGAGCCCGCCGTAGTACTTGAAGTTCTGGGATCGGAGATTACGCTGAGTCCTACGCACACATGCTCTTACTCGAAAATTAAAAGGGATGCTGGTCTAGCGATCAGATTTCCAAGATTTACAGGCAGAATGAGGTTTGACAAGAACGCAAGAGAAGCAACTACAAGCGATGAACTCTTGAATATGTACAAACGCCAGTTGAAGAAGATAGAAGAATGA
- a CDS encoding RpoL/Rpb11 RNA polymerase subunit family protein — MELELIEKDKDSIKVRVKDADMTLISPLVSELLMDEGVAEVKFTAGHPELDFPVLYVKVKNGKPQTALKRVSKSLANQFKEAREKLEKEMK, encoded by the coding sequence ATGGAACTTGAACTTATTGAAAAAGACAAAGATTCCATTAAGGTTCGCGTCAAGGACGCTGATATGACGTTAATTTCTCCGCTTGTCAGCGAACTTCTTATGGATGAGGGAGTTGCTGAGGTCAAATTTACAGCAGGGCACCCCGAACTTGATTTTCCTGTCCTTTATGTGAAGGTCAAGAATGGTAAGCCTCAGACAGCTCTTAAACGCGTTTCGAAATCACTTGCAAATCAATTTAAAGAAGCCAGGGAAAAACTCGAAAAGGAAATGAAATGA
- the truD gene encoding tRNA pseudouridine(13) synthase TruD, which translates to MDYTPSGPREKELGIEVFLTKTPGIGGRLRKFPEDFVVEEIPIFPERDDRGAYTIAKVTSTNWEMNRLVRQLSRALRISRNKIGFAGTKDKRAITTQLMSFEAPLEAVLSINLHQVIISDAYRSRKPILIGDLIGNTFRIRIRECLHTDEELLRLLDNTISILNEAGGFPNFFGVQRFGAVRPVTHYVGRYIIKGDFKSAVLTYTASPTEYESEQTKEVRRELNETWDFERALKTFPKKLMFERTVIAHLVKHPNDYVGAIRSLPANLQMMFVHAYQSYLFNRILSERIKRGLDLNKPVIGDIILPADERGLPDHERHILVTRENIDLVERKVREKKAFISGVLFGSESEFAEGEMGEIEKEIILSEGVSKEDFIVPEAPQCSSKGSRREILASIKNLEYNVKDNEVFISFALHRGCYATALLREIMKTDVMAY; encoded by the coding sequence ATGGACTACACCCCAAGTGGCCCGAGGGAAAAGGAGCTCGGGATAGAGGTTTTTCTTACGAAAACCCCAGGAATTGGGGGGCGACTGAGAAAATTTCCAGAAGATTTCGTTGTTGAAGAAATTCCTATTTTTCCTGAAAGAGATGATCGTGGAGCGTATACAATTGCTAAGGTTACGTCAACGAATTGGGAAATGAATAGGCTCGTTAGACAGTTATCAAGAGCGTTAAGAATAAGCAGAAATAAAATCGGATTCGCAGGAACCAAAGATAAAAGGGCTATTACAACTCAGCTCATGTCATTTGAAGCGCCATTGGAGGCAGTGTTATCAATCAATCTTCATCAGGTAATCATTTCGGATGCCTATCGTTCAAGAAAACCGATTTTGATAGGGGATCTCATCGGGAACACTTTCAGAATAAGAATAAGAGAGTGCCTACACACCGATGAAGAACTCCTGCGTTTACTCGATAATACGATTTCAATTCTCAACGAGGCAGGCGGTTTTCCAAATTTTTTTGGTGTCCAGCGATTCGGTGCAGTGCGACCCGTCACACATTACGTGGGCAGATATATCATAAAAGGAGATTTCAAAAGTGCCGTTTTGACGTACACGGCATCCCCGACAGAATATGAAAGTGAACAGACAAAAGAAGTTCGCAGGGAACTCAACGAAACTTGGGATTTTGAAAGAGCTTTGAAGACCTTTCCAAAAAAACTCATGTTTGAAAGGACGGTAATTGCACACCTTGTTAAACATCCAAATGACTATGTTGGAGCAATACGTTCTTTACCGGCAAATCTTCAGATGATGTTTGTGCACGCGTACCAGTCGTATCTTTTTAACAGGATCCTTAGTGAGCGCATAAAAAGGGGTTTGGACCTTAACAAACCAGTCATCGGAGACATCATTCTGCCAGCTGATGAAAGAGGATTGCCGGATCATGAACGCCATATCCTTGTCACTAGGGAAAACATAGATCTTGTCGAGAGGAAAGTCCGTGAAAAGAAAGCGTTCATTAGTGGTGTGCTTTTCGGATCTGAAAGCGAGTTTGCCGAAGGTGAAATGGGAGAAATAGAGAAGGAGATAATCCTGAGCGAAGGCGTGAGCAAAGAAGATTTTATCGTTCCCGAGGCTCCACAGTGTAGCTCAAAAGGTAGTAGAAGAGAGATACTTGCATCGATCAAGAATCTGGAGTATAATGTCAAAGATAACGAAGTCTTCATATCGTTTGCACTCCACCGCGGCTGCTATGCAACTGCACTTCTAAGGGAAATCATGAAGACTGATGTGATGGCCTATTGA